The Thunnus maccoyii chromosome 15, fThuMac1.1, whole genome shotgun sequence DNA segment TCTCAACAGGAAGGGGACAGAAAGACATCTTTTATGATgaggcttttttaaaataaaaaatacatcaatctcaagctttttctcttttggtcTCTCTCTGAGTTCAAATCAAGATTGTTGAATAGCATATTGGGGCTGCTTTTTACCCCTTTGATCACTCACTGATGCCCACatatgttttttctctgtgtgcgTAGAAGGAACACAGGCACTGTATTTACTTTcagatgaaaaatgttaaaaacatccTGCTATCAGCTGCTACACTCAGACATGATGTCAGAGGTCAGATAAGATGAGCTAAGTGCTACTGCCACCAACCAACTTAAAACCATATGTTTCCACCACACATCagatgctttattttattataaaatgtgGGTGTTGATGGAGGAAATAGCCAGATAATGTTGTCAGATGTGAGTCTATTTAAGGCGACTTATGCTGGCTCTCAGTGTGATTATCAGTGCATCATGCATAGATAATTCTGCGAAGGAGCTTTACCAGAAGATTCTGGTGCATTATTGGAGGTAAAGTCTCACATGGGCCATCTGTGAGGACCTTTTTGCAGTCCCAGTCAGCCAGTAATGGGGGAGGGGGGATATACAACTTTGTTGACTGTCAGGTTGATGGCAGTCGCGCTGTTGCAAGAATGCGTATAAGCAGAAAGCAGATGGATTGGCTGCAAAGTCAACGTCTGTGTGTTTGGCATGCCAGGACTGGAAACTCCAGCCTGACAATTCCTCAGATTTCTGCCTCGTTGTCTTGAGATCCTGTCATGGAAACTGGTGAGCAACAGATGAGGCTTTACTTTAAGAAAGACGCAGAGCTTTCTGTAAATATGCAGTACATATTATTGCCTGTAGCCATGCTGAACACAAAGACGATGTAATGACTTGTTGAATTAGCATTGTTTGAGTTGTTCTTGTATTACGCCTTCAAAAGCAGCATTCCTGAGCAATTCAAGTTCACTATTGTCTAAGCACAAAGATTTTGTGCTGTTTGAAAGCTGGTAGTGTGATGGCCATGTCAGGAGGCATAGCGCTTTGTTGGTCACTGGGAATTGGACAAGTAGAAGAAAGGTCTGTTTCCCAGTCTTGTGTGCATTTCAGGCCTGAGCTCCCCCTAGAAAATCATTTGAAGTTGCAACCTTGAGTAGATTTTAGAGGAggtgtctgttttctttttaagggACTTATAGGTACTTTTTCCTTCAGCGCAGTCAAAGAGAAAACATGcttaaaacacaggaaacaaagaGCCTCACGATTTACCTTCATTTACAATGGCAATACAACTTTAGtacatatgtacagtaccagtcaaaagtttgggaacactttctcattcaagggaatgggaaggtgtgtccaaacttttgactggtactgcagATACACCAGGGGAACGcggaaataaaataaaattaattgaaGACCATGCGAAGCTCAGCTATCAGCTCAGATGTGATCAGCAATAAACTGTTGCAATTTACTCCACAGTTGTTTTGTATGCGGGAAAGACCGAAAGAAATGCACCGTTTCATTCTTAAGTTTCTATAAATAATGATTGGTTGGATAAAACTGATGAAGCcttatgtaatgtaaaatgttgcCATTTGGTGTCAGACATCGGGGCACACTGTTGTGACACTGTTATACATGccaggaaaaacaaaatcatgtcGCATTTGCATCTTCTCCATCTTTTAACTCATCAGCTGATTTCATGAATGCtgacacatgaaaaaacacaaacacacaaagtagTCACTTTTTCATCACCTTTAAACCTTTTATTACCTCATTTGGGCCTTGTGACTATGTGGCATTGGCCCTCACTGTGAGAATGACCCCTTTCCGTCTTAACAGATCATTTACAAGGTGTTGTGCCATTAATGATTGACTCCCATTACGTAAGACTGAAGGCAAAATCCAGCACTTCTAGTCTTACAGTGCCTCAGTGGTGTACAGTGTACAATACTATAGAAATCACTCAGTGGGGGTAAGTAGGGCACTGGCAGTGAGATGTTTGGGGACTCACATCTTCCAGCTTCATTTACAAATGTTATAGTGTATCTATGGCAGATAGTCTTTTATAGCTGTCAGACTAATACACAGCTTTCATACACGCTTTTACGCTATTAAAATGAGGAAGTGTTATGAGGTAGTGACACTTCAAACAAAATCTGTGCATGCGTGCAATAGCAGATTTTGAGGTTTTGCTGTAAGGAAGTGTTTTCTTGCAAACTTTGCTGCTGAGTTTTGTAAAAGAGGACTGAAAGGCAGGGCTGGGTGTGTTATGTAAACTGGTGCTAGGTACCGCTGCCCTTACTCACCACTCATCGTGTATATGACCAATGACTGGAGCTGGAAATTTACCAGTTAGTCCCTGAGCTCCTACATgctaatacagtatgtttaacaGTTGGATGATGCACCATTGTTGTTTACGGTCTagtctgtatacagatgtaTTTACACAGATGTAATTATGCAGGCGTTTTATGTGATGAACTGCTGAACTGATTTACATTCATAAAGCTTCACATGCTGCTGAAGATGCCAGGCATGTCACAACCTGAAAAGTGCGAACACAACCGCTTGATAAGCTAATTCCAGCGCCCCAAGTTTATCATTTGAAGCCTACTCAAATATGTTGTCTGTCCTTTTTAGTCTGTGCTCCAGAGCTGTGAAGTAAGTGGGCTGCCCATGTGTTTCAGTCTGCTTTTAGCTGAGTGTTGACTGTAGCTAGCTGTATGTTATGGTGTGTCGGGGCTATCGAAGCACGGAGCAAATTCTTTCCTGTTGATGACTCATGTCCTGGGCATGGTACTGACTGTAAGCGGGGCCTTGGGGAACTACAGAATACACACTCACTGAAACCACCAGAACGTTTGCAGAGGGTGTAGTTAGCAGCATACTTAAAATCCAAAAGTTTACACAaatttgcatgcatgcatgcaagcaCACAAAGCCCACAAGCATTTCCTTACTTTGTTATCCCACCAGACAGGGACGTGTGAGTCGAGCACGTCCTTGTCTGGTGAGATGTGAGATAACAAAGTTAACCTACATCTCACACATAAAGTCTTTGGAAGTATATACAACACACAAAGGGAGTGACTAAAAGGTTGTGGTTTAATGTACATTCACACAGCCAGGTTAGGGCCTGTCATTGGCATGTGGCAAAGAGAGGAATGAATGTTACATCACAGTGAGAATGTGATGTTCCCTGCTCCCCTTATACAACCATAAATACACGTGTAAAGCAAAATAAAGTAATTCAGTTAGTATTTATTAAGGTTTGCTTGAATCCAATAATTGGGGCAGCAggattttgtaaaatgttataATACAATCATATTATCAAGGTGGAATTGCActgaaagtcagtaaatcataATGTTGACTTTATTCAGAACACTTGCATCAAGGTTTTAACCTGAATAATACACAATTTTAATGTGGCGGTGTGATGGTGCGGCGGAGCAGTGTGATGCTGATAcaggaggaggctgaggaggtGCAGGAACCAGTGGTGCAGCAGTAATgattcatttctcatttttttggAGTATGCAGATGAAGTGGGTGCTAAATGTTTACATACCTGTATTGGCCTGGCTTGGCTTATTTAAGTCTCTAGAATGACATGGTCTGTAAGGCGGGCTGACATGTTTTGCACATGGACTAATATTCATTTTGCATATGAAGTAGGGGAGTGCGACGATTTTAGATCATGATTGATCTTGAAGGTGTCCACAATCTACTTTTCAGGCGAATTGTAGAGATTGCGATATTTGATGTCTTCTTACTTCTGTTTCCAAACTTCACATAATCTCAGATGACTAGCAGGTCCGCTCTACGTGTCATGAACAAACCAGTAGAGTAATGCAGCCAACTAGATGGCTATACTGATTGGACGAATTACTTCACGTGGCTCTTCCTTTGGTGACGTGTTGTAAACAGTGCAACGTGAGTTATAACTTCTGGCATGGTGGACGAGAAGATTGTGCCTAAAAAGAACTCGACGTCAGTTTTCTATTTGAGTTGTGCTTGAAAAGTGTTATTTTATGATTATGTTATCTTTTGGCTTCTGTTTACTTCAAATTAATCTCAGGTTTGAATCACCATTCGGAAACCCTTGTAGTGTCTTTAATGCAGtattgtgttttaatggtgCAGATGGAGACCTTCAGAGGCTATTTCAAGTCTGGCTAATAGTAAACAGGGCATTtcaaaattgagaaaaaaagatcTCAATTTAGATCGTGATTGTGATTAAATAGATTGTGATTTTATTCTAATATGAAGAACATCCTTTATTCTTTTATGAGATGAACTGTATATTCAGTGCAAATTGCATGTAACCCACTGAAACAGAAGTAGCCTCTGGAGTCATAACTTATGCTACGAAATTAGTCTTATTATAGTCTTGTCTTGTTGTTCATCCCCTtccagagactttttttttttcaattttcatgcTCACATGCTTGTTTACAGAAGGTTCTTTGATCATATATCTTGTATGGTACAGCCATGGTCATGAACattgattaaacatttatttgagtTTCTTTGCGTACGTAGCTGCAATTTATCACAGCAGTCCACACAAAGCCagacacatgaatacacacagtaCAAGATGAACCCTGAAcggcgtgtgtgtgagagctccTGATAAGGGAGCTGTGTTTTTGTCCGGGATATTCATGTCTTAGCTTCCTTAAAACAAAGCTATTTGGACTGTGGGAATTTTTATATCCTTAATGAGGATGTTTACAGTTAGTCAGACACACAGTGAGTAAGTGattcctctctgtttttatctgcCTAGCCCCATGTGCTGATGCTGTTCTCTTTAAAAACGAGTGACACCTCTGTGCTGCTCTGACATCAGTTTGTATTAACCTTTCTCTGCAGCGCTGACTGTTGTGGCGTGGCCTTCAAAGGTCAGAGTGATGCTCCTGGCGACTCCGCTGTGATCTCTGTTGCTGCAGTTTCCACAGAAACGAAACAACGGTCGGCAGAAAGCAGCAGTCAAGTCGCAAAAAGATGACATCACCGTCACCCACTCACAGTGACAGCAGTGGCTCCTTGAAGCATGACAATAAccaggtttgtgtgtctgcttttgCTGTGTGAACAAAAATTGCTTGCAGCCACTGTtagcattgttttcatttaatacCAGCTGACCTCAGCTTTGCTGAATTTAAATGCAGCATGTATCATGATATCCCCGAGGCAGTGAAGCAGGTCTgatatttttactgtgtgttttgcatgagtatctgtgtatgtgttgttcATTTATTGCGGGTTGATCTCTGCAACCAATCAACCATTCAAATCTTCCTAGAAATATAAACCACACCacttaaaaactgaaaaatactttcagtgcaaaaaaattgtttttacaATAACCAGTATTTCAATAACAGTATCTGTAATGTCAATGCTTTATGTGCTGTTGACATTGTGCCACTCCTCCTTATCTTGAGGGAAAGAAATGCACTTGTCTCTCTAACTCATACAGTATTGCTACTGTGTCCCCCTCCAGGACAGCTGGGAGATTGTGGAGGGGCTCAGGGGGGTTCCTGCCAGCATGCAGGAGCCTGACGGACAGGAGGGTGTCGTGCTCAAAAGGAGGAAGTGGCCCATGAAGGGATGGCATAAGGTGAGCACCTCTCTAGCTCTCTTAAAGactcagacaggaaacagttCTTATTATagaacactgctgctgcctTTATTGAACCAAGACCTATTTTCCCTTCATTGTTTTGATACAAGGGGTGTCGGATAGCTACAGTGGTTTGCTTATATTTTTAGGTTAGAAAggctttgtttacatttgttgtgtttttgaacCCTGGAGTGGAATTTATTTTGAATAACTTTTTTAATCATCTGAACTCAATGCATGTGGTAGTCATTactaaaaatgttatttctattTTGGTAAAGCAATACAGTAATTACAGTCAGTAGTCCTATCAGTATGTCCAAAAGCAACCTCTACACATATCATATGTCATTACTTGAGAATAGTATAGAGCCAGAATACTTTACAGGGGTTTTAATAGTAGTTTCATTCCCGTTGTTACTAAGATTAAGCCAGCAATACTTAGTTTTTCCTGAATGTGTAACTAGAGTCCTGACCTGCTGTCTTATAATACCTCAAAGCTATTTCcatgtttcctcctcttcaccatAGTCTTCTTAACTTCCTTCTTTTCATTCCCAGCTGACTTTACTGTAACCCTGACTCATCgtcctcctcccccccctctgTCTCTGAGTGTGCTCATGCGTACCTGGAAACTTCTGCCTTTCAACATGACTGAATTGCCTCTTTTAATAGGCAGTATTTTAACTGGCCAAGGAGGTCTTAAGTAGTGTCAAAGTGCCTTGTCAGTGTACTCTTTTGTATTGTAAAACTGTAAACTATGTCTATGTCTATACACGGTCATTATATATACTGCTAATCACTCatttcactgctgctgttgttaaaTTTTGATGGTGAGATCAAAGGAAAGTGATTTTATTATGTCCACAAATCATTTTCTACTGGTGTTATGAACAATTTGTATAACTAAAGACTGTAATAAACATATCAAGCAGGAGATGCTTGAACAAGTCAAGTCAGAATCATTCCTGTAAACAAGTATTGATCGAGTCTGTTTTCTTCCTTAGAGATACTTTGTGTTGGAGAAAGGCATCCTGAAGTATGCAAAGCGTGAAGCAGATGTAGGTATCACATCAAGAGAGCCATCTGTCATTCTTGTCCTCAGACACACGCTAACAAAGTGTTTTGTTCACAGCTGAAGAAGGGAAAACTTCACGGCTGCATCGACGTCGGCCTCTCCGTCATGTCAATCAAGAAGAAAGCCATGTGCATCGACCTGGACACAGAAGACAACATTTTTCACCTAAAGGTAGCTCTTGAGGCTCACATCGGTTTGAATTCAATGTGATTCagtgtcatctctctctctctctcaaaggTGTACAGTATACAAATGTCTCAACACctacacactttctctctcattcactgttCGTGCAAAGACTCTCACAGCAGCTTTCTCTGAGTTACTGTTGCTAATTTGACTTCATGTCACCCAGGTGAAGAACCCAGATCTGTTTGAGGAGTGGGTGTCAAAGCTGCGTCATCACAGAGTGTTTCGGCAGAACGAGATTGCCATGTATCCCCATGAAAGGCACCTCTTCCACCCCCACGCCGCGTCCTCCCCGTCCCTCAGTGACTCACTTAGAAAAGTAAGGTGTCCCAGTCCTCATTTGTAGGAAAGCATCAAAGTCTTAGTTGCTACTTTAAATTTGATGCTATAGGGTTGAGGTTATGTGAGGTTGTATGCCTCATCCTCTCTCATCTGTCTCAAACAGAGGACTACTGTCACCAAGCAGACATCAGTCCACCAGAATAAGGTCAGTTCCTGGCTCCACTCCTCAGAGGACATGAACAGGTGCTGCAAAGGttggtttctgtttgtctgtcgATCCGTTACTCCGATTATCTCTGCTTACTTTCCTCACTAATTATCTCCTTGCTTACCCGCCACTCTGctttgtcaacagttttatttgtctgtatgCAGTGTATCGTACATCTTATCTTTTATCACCGTGCCTGCACGCACTCAGGCTTTTATCTAATAATAATCTCTCTTTCACTCAGACTTGGAGGAGTGCGAATCGTATTTACTTGAACTCAACCTGCTGCTGAAGAGCATGGAAGTCCTCCACCGCACATACTCAGCCCCAGCCATCAGTGCACTACAAGTAAGCACACACACGTAGACTAAGTTAACCATGGTGCAAAATGTGGAGGTATTCTGAGTTCAATAAGAATACGTTTTCCAAAATTGTGGATGTAATCAAAAAGGATGAATGAAGTGATAACATTATCTGTGAAATTAAGATGAGAATGAAGAATACTTTTTTGGGTAATCTGGTCAATACTAGAAGTCATTTTCTTTACTATTTCCTTAATATCTCTGTTCCCTTTGGTAACACAGGCGTCTACGTATGACATTCCTAAAAAGGAGAAGAGGCCAAGGAGATGGCGATCCAAGAACAATGGCAAAGAAACCAAAGCCACACTACAGGTAAATGTACAGCTTCTTATTTAAGAAAGCTAAAATCAATGCATACAGTTATTCACCTTAATCTCTGTTTGTGCTCCAGGTCCCAAGCTGTATCTCCTCCAAGTCCCCTCGCCTCCACGCATCCCACCCCAATCTCTCCATTACTGAGTCCAACACCCAGGAGGTCTGTCCTGAATCCCCAGACTCACCTACAGACGTGTCTCGTCTACAGGAAGACTTCTGCAGGCTGGCCAACAACAGTGAGTCCATGCCTGAGTCTGCACAAGTTTGCCAAGGAGATCCTTTTGCTGTAGATAGAAAAAGAtgctttttttgtatgtgtttgcttCTATATGGTAAGATAGTTTCCATGACAACTCTGTACCTGATGTCtccctcttgtttttttctgtctccagtCCACACCACACTGAAATCAGCCTTTAGTTCTCTGTcagcagaaagagacagactGAGGCACACCATCGAAATGCAGCCCCCTCAGCCAGCGCAGGTCATTGGCTTGAAGACTGCCTATGCCTCAGTGAGTCAGAATGCATGGTTCTGCAGGGTTGCACCACAAATGTTCACCACTGTACACTACATGTCTAATTTCTCATGTGGCTTCTTATCATCTTATCAGGAATGTACAGGTGGCTCCCACTCCTTGGTCCACCAGGTGTCCAATGAGAGCAAAGCATCTATCCCAGAGTCGATATCAGAATTCTTTGATGCTCAGGAgtacctcctctcctcctcctcctctgagaaTGAGGTCAGATATTATCTGCAtcatccttttcttcttctccatgTTTAAAACCAGTTGCAGTGatcaatcaatgaatcatttaggatataaaatgtgatgaaaatgaagataTGCCCATCATATTTTCCCAGAGCATGAGGTGATGTCCTTAAATGACTTATTCTGTGCGATGAACAGTCCAAatctcaaagatattcagttttaaaacagagaaaaacagcaaatcgacacatttaagaagctgaaaccagcaaatgttaatgtaatgttaatgattaatgaattatcaaaattgttggcgattatgtttctgttgattgacttaatcagttaatcaattaatctgtttcaGCACTACAGACATACAAATCGTTGTCAACTTTACTCAACGGTAATTGTTGCAGGGAAAGTaatctttttattattacttattagtCCTAAAATTGGGTGTAGTCCCACACTTCCActtttaacaaaacaaataccTGCTACAcaacaaatatactgtacactgggtgcactttttaaaatttccttCTATCCTGAAGACGCAGAGACTTTTGGGTTTGTGTGTCCTGTGACTCTGTCCTCTGGTCGCTCACTGACCTTTCACCGGTGATTGTCTCTCTCCAGGTGTCCGACGATGACTCGTacatcagtgatgtcagtgacaGCGTCTCCATGGATACCTACAGCAATGAGGGAGGCAGCGAGAGACACAACTCAGGTACATGATACAGTAACACTTTTTGCATCTCTGTATGTGCGCGTGAAGACATATGAACTCGTTGAGCggagacagatggagacagtGCAGAGAGGATGTGTTTACAAATTCAGTACGATGTttcatcatacagtatgtgacaaaGCATCTGTGAACAGGCATCATTAATTCACTGCTGCAGATGGTGGttgttttatataaacatttttccCTTTATGTAAACAAAGACTGGAAAATTCGGATATTAATGAGATGGTTTAGTTTCAcatagaaatgtttgttttttttcttgattagaTAGTATGAGTACAGCTTGTCCGACCCAAGGGGTAAAAGACTAATGCAACTCATTTTTAAGATGCTTGTTGTTCGAGctcttcagttttatttattttacaattttattttggATGTGAAGTCTTATATTGTACATATATGACCAGTATTTTTGTACTATGCTAATAAATAGCTGATGTGTCAGTATTTTGTGCTGTTCCTTTGAATTTGACTATTTTCACACCAGaagaaataattataatttaaaaaaaaaaaaagtttttggtGTTTCTGCCTGAATTTCCTTATTTGTCATGAGAAAAACTGCTCTGAAACAATATTTAGATCATGATGGGAGACTACAATGTGTCactaaaatgtatgaaaataaattgtttcaTAGCTCTTTCAAGTTGTGTGAAACAAGTTTAATTTGGGATTTTAAATGCCACCTTGACGCCTGTTGAATCATACATCATATCCTCATTTCCATCATGTCAGCATTGAACATATTTTTTAGTGTAGACATCTGATTTTAGGCACCCAGTACATTCAAGaaaccattttttttcccatttgaaCTTTCACACTTTGTCCTACTTGACAGGATTCTTATAAAATATCCTGTCTCACCACTTCCCATATTTCTCCTCCCCAGTTGATGGTGTGGTTCCCCTGGCTCGTCGACGCTCCACACTGCCCTCTCCCAGTCCCACGGGCAGCGTGAGCCTGTGGAACATCCTGAGGAACAACATCGGTAAGGACCTGTCCAAGGTGGCCATGCCAGTACAGCTCAATGAGCCACTCAACACCCTGCAGAGGCTGTGTGAGGAACTCGAGTACAGCGAGCTGCTGGATACCGCCAACGAGACCCAGGACCCTTACCAGCGCATGGTGAGAGGAAATAACTTacatatattaatattgtaTTATCCAGTACATACCTAACTAAATATAGGGCCTTGCGCATATGTACAAGTTCTACCAAAGCACTTTACATAGTCTCAGGTACATATACTTGTTTATATACCTACATGAACTAGTCTGACTTGAACCCTGactcatattttcattcattcttacTTGTTTGCACAGTTTTGACCTTGGttcatgtaaacacagttaGAATCTGAAATCCATTGTGGCCTCACACATTCAAACGCACAATATTACCTTCACAATCTTCAGTACACTTTTGTTTACAGTCCCATactcacatgaacacaaaatgtaatttacacacaaagacacacatgccAATACTTTTACGCATATGTTTCAATTCAGAAAATCCCACAATTCTTGTCTTGTCAGAGGGCATATGTTCATTCATCCTCTCTGATTTTCTACGCAGGTGTATGTCGCTACGTTTGCAATATCTGCATATGCATCCACCTATCATCGAGCAGGAAGCAAACCCTTTAACCCGGTCTTGGGGGAGACGTATGAGTGTGACAGACCTGATAAAGGCTTCAGGTTTATAGCTGAACAGGTAGAGGTCACACAGTTTACAACACATCATAATAAAAGAACCTTTTAAcacaaaaatgaacattttgaatgaaatatgTGAAGTGATTTTTGATTAAAGGTGTTGCATATACATCTCTATGTATCTCTATATAATTAAGTTAAAGGTGCTACATTTAGTATTTCTAAACACTGATATGTAATTCTCAAATTTATTGTGACACCTTGGTAAGATTGTCTCATGTCAGACTGTGTGCACTGGATGAACAGCGCCCTCTTCCTGTTCTGTGCTTTAAAGCAATTCACTAGACTTCTCAAACAGTAGCAAACAACACAGAGCAGTGAAGATGTGCACTGACCTACTGTACCACTCTTCTCTGTTATGGTCTCTCAAATTACCtctcaaaataaatgtagtaattgttaacctttttgtttttgaattgtTCATGACACACCAACAGTACATATTATGGCAAAGCTTTTAATAAACTGCCTTTATCTCATCTTTTATCTCTGCATTTCCAAGGTGAGTCATCACCCACCTGTGTCAGCATGTCACTCTGATTCAAAGAACTTCACCTTTTGGCAAGGTGAGCAGGAGAGAGCATGTTTGGAATAAACACAGTATTTCTCCTCTGTCTGGCTGGGCTTACTAGTAGATTGCACCACTACCACCACACCTTTGTTTCTGATTATTTGTTACATGCTGTAGGTCATATTTCAGGTTAAAGTAGGTGTTGTGGAAGATTAAGTAACCTAATATGGCATTGGTGAGCACTCTGTAACTTTCCATAGTGTGACAACTTAGTGCTTGTTATGTTCATACTGTAGATACTAAGAAAGATACTGATTACTGTGAAGATTCTACTAATCTGACCTCATTTGTTAACTCTGACACTGATCAGCCATTGGTATTCAAAGAAACTGCAGACTGGGGCCTTGTTTGCATTTCCCCCTGTGCACATGAGTAAAGAAGCTGATTTATAAAAAGACGCTACTGTTTGCTGAAGAGAAAGAACCATGAAGATCTTAATTAAGATGATACAGTAATTTTCATGTTCACAAGCACTCATCTGTTATTTTGTGATCCATTCTCTTTTAGATGTTCGGTGGAAAAATAAATTCTGGGGCAAATCCATGGAAATAGTTCCCATGGGAACCACTCATGTCACACTACCTGCGTAGGTCCTTTACTCATTTGCTTCtcgtgtgttggtgtgtgtttgcatgtgcatgAGTGTT contains these protein-coding regions:
- the LOC121912717 gene encoding oxysterol-binding protein-related protein 3-like isoform X1 codes for the protein MTSPSPTHSDSSGSLKHDNNQDSWEIVEGLRGVPASMQEPDGQEGVVLKRRKWPMKGWHKRYFVLEKGILKYAKREADLKKGKLHGCIDVGLSVMSIKKKAMCIDLDTEDNIFHLKVKNPDLFEEWVSKLRHHRVFRQNEIAMYPHERHLFHPHAASSPSLSDSLRKRTTVTKQTSVHQNKVSSWLHSSEDMNRCCKDLEECESYLLELNLLLKSMEVLHRTYSAPAISALQASTYDIPKKEKRPRRWRSKNNGKETKATLQVPSCISSKSPRLHASHPNLSITESNTQEVCPESPDSPTDVSRLQEDFCRLANNIHTTLKSAFSSLSAERDRLRHTIEMQPPQPAQVIGLKTAYASVSQNAWFCRVAPQMFTTVHYMSNFSCGFLSSYQECTGGSHSLVHQVSNESKASIPESISEFFDAQEYLLSSSSSENEVSDDDSYISDVSDSVSMDTYSNEGGSERHNSVDGVVPLARRRSTLPSPSPTGSVSLWNILRNNIGKDLSKVAMPVQLNEPLNTLQRLCEELEYSELLDTANETQDPYQRMVYVATFAISAYASTYHRAGSKPFNPVLGETYECDRPDKGFRFIAEQVSHHPPVSACHSDSKNFTFWQDVRWKNKFWGKSMEIVPMGTTHVTLPAFGDHYEWNKVTSCIHNILSGQRWIEHYGEMAIKNINSNTCQCKVTFVKAKSWSSTVNEIEGVVTDSNGKVVHSIFGKWHESIFQGDPPSATCIWRANPMPVDQEQYYGFTQFAVELNELDPTLRPLLPPTDTRFRPDQRLLEEGNIEGAEEQKQRLEQLQRERRKVLQDNNMTHQPRFFKKSKDDTWVSSNTYWEQRRDPGFSKMDFPVLW
- the LOC121912717 gene encoding oxysterol-binding protein-related protein 3-like isoform X2, with product MTSPSPTHSDSSGSLKHDNNQDSWEIVEGLRGVPASMQEPDGQEGVVLKRRKWPMKGWHKRYFVLEKGILKYAKREADLKKGKLHGCIDVGLSVMSIKKKAMCIDLDTEDNIFHLKVKNPDLFEEWVSKLRHHRVFRQNEIAMYPHERHLFHPHAASSPSLSDSLRKRTTVTKQTSVHQNKVSSWLHSSEDMNRCCKDLEECESYLLELNLLLKSMEVLHRTYSAPAISALQASTYDIPKKEKRPRRWRSKNNGKETKATLQVPSCISSKSPRLHASHPNLSITESNTQEVCPESPDSPTDVSRLQEDFCRLANNIHTTLKSAFSSLSAERDRLRHTIEMQPPQPAQVIGLKTAYASECTGGSHSLVHQVSNESKASIPESISEFFDAQEYLLSSSSSENEVSDDDSYISDVSDSVSMDTYSNEGGSERHNSVDGVVPLARRRSTLPSPSPTGSVSLWNILRNNIGKDLSKVAMPVQLNEPLNTLQRLCEELEYSELLDTANETQDPYQRMVYVATFAISAYASTYHRAGSKPFNPVLGETYECDRPDKGFRFIAEQVSHHPPVSACHSDSKNFTFWQDVRWKNKFWGKSMEIVPMGTTHVTLPAFGDHYEWNKVTSCIHNILSGQRWIEHYGEMAIKNINSNTCQCKVTFVKAKSWSSTVNEIEGVVTDSNGKVVHSIFGKWHESIFQGDPPSATCIWRANPMPVDQEQYYGFTQFAVELNELDPTLRPLLPPTDTRFRPDQRLLEEGNIEGAEEQKQRLEQLQRERRKVLQDNNMTHQPRFFKKSKDDTWVSSNTYWEQRRDPGFSKMDFPVLW